A single Branchiostoma floridae strain S238N-H82 chromosome 11, Bfl_VNyyK, whole genome shotgun sequence DNA region contains:
- the LOC118426723 gene encoding pescadillo-like isoform X2, which yields MGRLMQKKYESGAATAYITRNRAINYLQISLPDFRRLCILKGVYPREPKNKKKANKGSTAPRTFYLMKDIQYLSHEPIINKFREFKVFVRKLKKAFAKAEHGRAQTLQENKPVYKLDHIIKERYPTFVDALRDLDDCLCLVFLFATFPQTKNIPGDFVQRCRHLSVEFMNFIVAARALRKVFLSIKGIYYQVEMQGQVVTWLVPYSFGFNAKACADVDFRVMAHFVEFYITMLGFVNFKLYTSLGLHYPPKLTFEAKLKDDDEKNAYCLESEATGERLAALSASLASVVTQSTEEDEVELDEFEDSRTQEAKQEEEKEKAFQKLFNGLKVFVSREVPREPVVFAVRSFGGEASWDRSVAMGAAFDESDETITHQIVDRPKPDRQYLSRYYIQPQWLFDCVNAKMLLPVEDYFPGVVLPPHLSPFVEYKEGDYVPPEKEALSRRQQGLDTGDAVAKEAEDSEEEDENEEEEGQEEEDEEIDDEDQEEEEVEDEDDDDEDDDEEEDEDEEEEEVQKVEKKTPLKRKQDDVSDTPPSSIKVKEGKLDYEDASSKANREEWEARKLAIMMIPKKRKRLFEKLSKRERRKKHEAKKLTAKREEFEKSQKTMKKKQRLSNN from the exons ATGGGCCGTTTGATGCAGAAAAAG TATGAGAGCGGAGCAGCCACAGCTTACATCACCAGGAACAGAGCCATCAATTATCTACAGATCAGCCTGCCAGATTTCAG ACGACTATGTATCCTGAAGGGAGTGTACCCCCGGGAACCCAAGAACAAGAAGAAGGCCAACAAAGGCTCCACAGCACCCAGGACTTTCTACCTGATGAAGGATATCCAGTATCTCTCTCATGAACCAATCATCAACAAGTTTAGGGAGTTCAAG GTCTTTGTCCGAAAGTTGAAGAAAGCATTTGCCAAAGCAGAACATGGAAGAGCACAGACCCTACAGGAGAACAAACCTGTCTACAAGCTGGATCACATCATCAAAGAAAG ATATCCCACATTTGTTGATGCTCTGCGGGATCTTGATGACTGCCTGTGCTTGGTGTTCCTGTTTGCAACATTCCCTCAAACCAAAAACATTCCAGGAGACTTTGTGCAAAGATGTAGACACTTGTCAG TTGAATTTATGAATTTCATTGTGGCTGCAAGGGCTTTGAGAAAG GTGTTCCTGTCGATCAAGGGTATCTACTACCAGGTGGAGATGCAGGGTCAGGTGGTGACCTGGCTTGTGCCATACAGCTTTGGCTTCAATGCAAAG gcatgtgcagatgttgacttCCGTGTTATGGCCCACTTTGTTGAATTCTACATCACGATGTTGGGGTTTGTTAACTTCAAACTTTACACGTCACTTGGGCTACACTACCCTCCAAAG CTTACATTTGAAGCCAAACTGAAAGATGACGATGAGAAAAACGCCTACTGTCTGGAGTCTGAGGCTACTGGAGAG aGACTGGCAGCTCTCAGTGCCAGCTTGGCATCTGTGGTGACACAGAGTACAGAGGAAGATGAGGTAGAATTGGATGAGTTTGAGGACAGTAGG ACACAGGAGGCAAAACAAgaggaggagaaagaaaaaGCCTTCCAGAAACTATTCAATGGTCTGAAGGTGTTTGTATCCAGGGAGGTGCCTAGGGAACCAGTTGTATTTGCAGTCAG GAGTTTTGGTGGTGAGGCATCGTGGGACAGGTCTGTTGCCATGGGAGCGGCATTTGACGAGAGTGATGAGACCATCACCCATCAGATCGTGGACAGACCAAAACCCGACAGACAGTATCTGTCAAG GTACTACATCCAGCCACAGTGGTTGTTTGACTGTGTGAATGCTAAGATGCTGCTGCCTGTAGAGGACTACTTCCCAGGTGTGGTTCTGCCCCCCCACCTCTCACCTTTTGTAGAGTACAAGGAAGGGGACTATGTGCCACCGGAGAAGGAAGCATTGTCCAGAAGACAGCAGGGTTTGGATACTG GAGATGCAGTAGCCAAAGAAGCTGAAGATTCAGAGGAAGAGGATGAGAATGAAGAGGAGGAGGGACAAGAAGAGGAAGATGAGGAGATAGATGATGAAG AtcaagaagaggaagaagtagaggatgaagatgatgatgatgaagatgatgatgaggaggaggatgaagatgaagaggaggaagaggTGCAAAAAGTGGAGAAGAAAACACCACTGAAGAGAAAACAG GATGATGTCTCAGACACTCCTCCCAGCAGCATCAAAGTCAAGGAGGGGAAACTGGACTATGAGGATGCAAGTTCAAAGGCAAACCGTGAGGAGTGGGAGGCCAGGAAGCTGGCCATCATGATGATCCCCAAGAAACGGAAAAGGCTCTTTGAGAAACTTTCCAAGAGGGAAAGGAGGAAGAAACATGAG GCAAAGAAACTTACAGCCAAGCGAGAGGAGTTTGAAAAGAGCCAGAAGACcatgaagaagaaacaaaggctAAGCAACAATTAA
- the LOC118426723 gene encoding pescadillo-like isoform X1, with the protein MGRLMQKKYESGAATAYITRNRAINYLQISLPDFRRLCILKGVYPREPKNKKKANKGSTAPRTFYLMKDIQYLSHEPIINKFREFKVFVRKLKKAFAKAEHGRAQTLQENKPVYKLDHIIKERYPTFVDALRDLDDCLCLVFLFATFPQTKNIPGDFVQRCRHLSVEFMNFIVAARALRKVFLSIKGIYYQVEMQGQVVTWLVPYSFGFNAKACADVDFRVMAHFVEFYITMLGFVNFKLYTSLGLHYPPKLTFEAKLKDDDEKNAYCLESEATGERLAALSASLASVVTQSTEEDEVELDEFEDSRTQEAKQEEEKEKAFQKLFNGLKVFVSREVPREPVVFAVRSFGGEASWDRSVAMGAAFDESDETITHQIVDRPKPDRQYLSRYYIQPQWLFDCVNAKMLLPVEDYFPGVVLPPHLSPFVEYKEGDYVPPEKEALSRRQQGLDTGDAVAKEAEDSEEEDENEEEEGQEEEDEEIDDEDQEEEEVEDEDDDDEDDDEEEDEDEEEEEVQKVEKKTPLKRKQDDDVSDTPPSSIKVKEGKLDYEDASSKANREEWEARKLAIMMIPKKRKRLFEKLSKRERRKKHEAKKLTAKREEFEKSQKTMKKKQRLSNN; encoded by the exons ATGGGCCGTTTGATGCAGAAAAAG TATGAGAGCGGAGCAGCCACAGCTTACATCACCAGGAACAGAGCCATCAATTATCTACAGATCAGCCTGCCAGATTTCAG ACGACTATGTATCCTGAAGGGAGTGTACCCCCGGGAACCCAAGAACAAGAAGAAGGCCAACAAAGGCTCCACAGCACCCAGGACTTTCTACCTGATGAAGGATATCCAGTATCTCTCTCATGAACCAATCATCAACAAGTTTAGGGAGTTCAAG GTCTTTGTCCGAAAGTTGAAGAAAGCATTTGCCAAAGCAGAACATGGAAGAGCACAGACCCTACAGGAGAACAAACCTGTCTACAAGCTGGATCACATCATCAAAGAAAG ATATCCCACATTTGTTGATGCTCTGCGGGATCTTGATGACTGCCTGTGCTTGGTGTTCCTGTTTGCAACATTCCCTCAAACCAAAAACATTCCAGGAGACTTTGTGCAAAGATGTAGACACTTGTCAG TTGAATTTATGAATTTCATTGTGGCTGCAAGGGCTTTGAGAAAG GTGTTCCTGTCGATCAAGGGTATCTACTACCAGGTGGAGATGCAGGGTCAGGTGGTGACCTGGCTTGTGCCATACAGCTTTGGCTTCAATGCAAAG gcatgtgcagatgttgacttCCGTGTTATGGCCCACTTTGTTGAATTCTACATCACGATGTTGGGGTTTGTTAACTTCAAACTTTACACGTCACTTGGGCTACACTACCCTCCAAAG CTTACATTTGAAGCCAAACTGAAAGATGACGATGAGAAAAACGCCTACTGTCTGGAGTCTGAGGCTACTGGAGAG aGACTGGCAGCTCTCAGTGCCAGCTTGGCATCTGTGGTGACACAGAGTACAGAGGAAGATGAGGTAGAATTGGATGAGTTTGAGGACAGTAGG ACACAGGAGGCAAAACAAgaggaggagaaagaaaaaGCCTTCCAGAAACTATTCAATGGTCTGAAGGTGTTTGTATCCAGGGAGGTGCCTAGGGAACCAGTTGTATTTGCAGTCAG GAGTTTTGGTGGTGAGGCATCGTGGGACAGGTCTGTTGCCATGGGAGCGGCATTTGACGAGAGTGATGAGACCATCACCCATCAGATCGTGGACAGACCAAAACCCGACAGACAGTATCTGTCAAG GTACTACATCCAGCCACAGTGGTTGTTTGACTGTGTGAATGCTAAGATGCTGCTGCCTGTAGAGGACTACTTCCCAGGTGTGGTTCTGCCCCCCCACCTCTCACCTTTTGTAGAGTACAAGGAAGGGGACTATGTGCCACCGGAGAAGGAAGCATTGTCCAGAAGACAGCAGGGTTTGGATACTG GAGATGCAGTAGCCAAAGAAGCTGAAGATTCAGAGGAAGAGGATGAGAATGAAGAGGAGGAGGGACAAGAAGAGGAAGATGAGGAGATAGATGATGAAG AtcaagaagaggaagaagtagaggatgaagatgatgatgatgaagatgatgatgaggaggaggatgaagatgaagaggaggaagaggTGCAAAAAGTGGAGAAGAAAACACCACTGAAGAGAAAACAG GAT GATGATGTCTCAGACACTCCTCCCAGCAGCATCAAAGTCAAGGAGGGGAAACTGGACTATGAGGATGCAAGTTCAAAGGCAAACCGTGAGGAGTGGGAGGCCAGGAAGCTGGCCATCATGATGATCCCCAAGAAACGGAAAAGGCTCTTTGAGAAACTTTCCAAGAGGGAAAGGAGGAAGAAACATGAG GCAAAGAAACTTACAGCCAAGCGAGAGGAGTTTGAAAAGAGCCAGAAGACcatgaagaagaaacaaaggctAAGCAACAATTAA